CACACAAATAATTTTTGGTAGTATGGCCGCAGCCTTTTTCTCATTGCTCTTTGGTGGCACATTCCTTGATTTTATATCTAGTTTTTTAGTCAGTATTGTAGTTGTTTTAGTAGCTGATAAACTAGGTCAATTAGATTCAACTTTTTTTATTAATAATTTAATTGGTGCTAGTATAGCCAGTATCTTAGCCATTTTAGCAGTCAAAATAGGAATAGGAACTAATATTGATAAAATAATTATAGGTTCCATTATGACATTGGTACCTGGTGTTGCCATTACAAATGCTATTAGGGACACTATTTCAGGGGATTTTCTATCTGGCCTGTCTAGAGGAATGGAAGCAATACTAACAGCACTTTCTATCGCATTAGGTGCTGGGGTAATTTTGAAAATATATTTTAGGAGTTGGTTGTTTTGATATTATTTAAACAATTTTTATTTGCATTTTTATCTGCGATTGGATTTGCAATACTATTTAGTATACCTAAAGATTCAATAATAAAATCAGGTATAGTTGGTGCATTAGGTATGGTAGTCTATACATTAGTAAATGAAATATTTAAAACACCTGTAGCAGGTACTCTTTTCGCTGCCTTGACTGTAGGGTTACTAGGTGAAATACTCGCAAGGCATTATAAAAAACCTGCCACAGTGTTTATAATACCAGGAATCATCCCTTTAGTTCCAGGAGCGGGAACCTATTATACTATGCTTGCAGTAATAGAAAAAAATTTCAACGAAACAGCAAATACAGGTTCTGAAACCTTCTTCATTGCCGTTGCAATTGCCGTAGGATTAACTATTTCTTCATCATTAAGTCGCTCTATTAAAAGGTTTAAAAATCATAATTAATTCTGCTTTGTATATTTTAAAATAGTATTTACCAGGGCATCTAAAGCTTCTTCGTTTGCACTACCATCTAAATAATCTTTTAGGCAATCCTTTGTATAATTTTCTAGTATTAAGCCACCTACAGAATTTAAGGCTGACCTAGCCGCAGCCACTTGGATTAATACATCACCACAATATTTATCATTTTCAACCATTTTTTGTATTCCCTTTACTTGTCCTTCTATTCGCCTTAAACGTTTTGTAATTGCATCTTTGTTTACATCATCAATACTTTTCAATTTATTCCCTCCTTTAAAGTATTCTTATCATCTCAAATTGAAGATTCTTTTCTTCAGCCACTTTTCTATCAATTTTCTTAATTATTAAAAATGATAAAGCTAAGAAAACTATACCTGTTAAAAATCCAAAACCCTCATAACTATTAAATCCTGCATACTTAAAAACTTCCATTCCTATTATTATTCCTATAATTAACATGAAAAAAGGAATCATATAAGTTAAAAAGGTATATTTTACAATATTTCTACTTTTTGTTTTTATTTCAACAAAATTTCCCTTTTTAGCTTTTAAAGTATTAGGCATAGTAACAAAAACACTTGGGACACTACAACTTCCACCACAACTACTACATCCTTCACTACCACAGGCTGACATCCTCTTAACTTCTACTTCTGCTTTATCTCCTATAACTTTACTTACATAGCCTACCCGTTCCACTGAAATCCCTCCTTCATTAATATACTTTTTATCACTTCTGACGCTATTATTAATC
This is a stretch of genomic DNA from Tissierellales bacterium. It encodes these proteins:
- a CDS encoding threonine/serine exporter family protein, giving the protein MDNTNKKNEEVRRLLIMAILAGRIMLKNGAETYRVEDTIIRLCKSRYNIKYAESFVTSTGIFVSIEYNGEVISYLKRIKTRTIDLNKIDMVNSFSRSFVESNMSVDEGMKELKKINKTENYKFHTQIIFGSMAAAFFSLLFGGTFLDFISSFLVSIVVVLVADKLGQLDSTFFINNLIGASIASILAILAVKIGIGTNIDKIIIGSIMTLVPGVAITNAIRDTISGDFLSGLSRGMEAILTALSIALGAGVILKIYFRSWLF
- a CDS encoding threonine/serine exporter family protein — encoded protein: MILFKQFLFAFLSAIGFAILFSIPKDSIIKSGIVGALGMVVYTLVNEIFKTPVAGTLFAALTVGLLGEILARHYKKPATVFIIPGIIPLVPGAGTYYTMLAVIEKNFNETANTGSETFFIAVAIAVGLTISSSLSRSIKRFKNHN
- a CDS encoding metal-sensitive transcriptional regulator: MKSIDDVNKDAITKRLRRIEGQVKGIQKMVENDKYCGDVLIQVAAARSALNSVGGLILENYTKDCLKDYLDGSANEEALDALVNTILKYTKQN
- a CDS encoding SoxR reducing system RseC family protein encodes the protein MERVGYVSKVIGDKAEVEVKRMSACGSEGCSSCGGSCSVPSVFVTMPNTLKAKKGNFVEIKTKSRNIVKYTFLTYMIPFFMLIIGIIIGMEVFKYAGFNSYEGFGFLTGIVFLALSFLIIKKIDRKVAEEKNLQFEMIRIL